A stretch of DNA from Chelonoidis abingdonii isolate Lonesome George chromosome 8, CheloAbing_2.0, whole genome shotgun sequence:
ataaatctaaataaaaacgAAGTGAGGACAGAATTTGATATGCACGGCCTGTAGACGTCCGTCTGGGCCCCACAGGCTGATGCAATTGGCCAGCGTAGTCAGTCCCGGAAGAGACGAATCCAtcacttctgccctgggccctgcaccccctagggacagccctgcctgTAGGGTACTTTACCAAACACTCAGGcacaattatttgtttttatgtagatattcctcccagctgcagtgttcaTTGGACTAGAACACGATAATTGCTGTGGATGCTGTGGGCATGAGAACTGTGGGAAAAGCTGTGCAGTAAGTGAATTTTTTGCTTAATCATTTTTGAGTGGTCCCTCAGAGGGAATGGTCAGAGTGCTGAGAATCTCTTGCATGTTTACTCTGCAGATGCTGTCCTCTGTTCTGGTCGCCATCATCGGAATCCTGGGATCTGGCTACTGTTTCATCATTTCAGCTTTAGGTTTATCCCATGGCCCTTACTGCCTCTCGGCTGTAGAACAGAACTGGGTCTATCCTTTCACTAACTCCAGTGGAGGGTGAGTAGTCTGTTTACCAGCAAGCTGTGCACTGCAGTATATAAACACCAGGACCCGATACTGCTTACTGTGTTTTATAGGAGGGTAATTACATTGACACaggtttgcactggtgtaaaatgaGAGGAGAAACTGTACCATGAATTTGCTCCTTACTCagatgagcagtcccattgtTTCCATAGGACTACTCAGGTGAATAAGGACTGCTTTGGACCCTAAACTAGTCAAGAGGGAGAAAGGCTGTTGCTCTTTGCAGAAACTAGTGGATCTACTGTATTCTCATTTTGGGGGCCTAATCGTCTCCTGTACACCTGAGAAGCAAGATAAAAAGGGGTAGcaagcacctgcaactcccactaaAGTTTCAAAAGGAgtcagccccactgaaatcaggacCAGTGTGTGGTCACTAAGTTATTTGTGTTTGCAATAAACTGTTCGTTTCCAAACAGCATACACACTCTCTTCCTCTCCCGCTCTCATCCTGCCTCGCCACCTAATTGGCTCATAGATTATTCCCCCTCCAGCAAAGCTGATGGGTATACTCAGGCTGAAAGAGGAGTCTCAAGACCATATAAACTGGGACTCACAACTATCCCAAGCTTTACAAAATGACTGCCAAAGCAGCATAATTCCTTATCATAGGTAACACTCTGTGTGACAGGCCTCTGGATATGGCCCTTTTTAGCCAGGATAGCCTGGAAATATTTCTCAAGCAGCCCAGTAACCGTTCCCTAGCATTCTGCAGGTGATCAGCATAGTGCTTCTTTCAGAAGCTGCTTTTATCATCAGAGACCCCTAGTGTTTCCATATGAATGACAACCTCCTTCCCAGGGGCTGTGAGTATCACCCAGGTAACACTCCTGTCTACCCAACTGTGGGAGATCCACAAACCAAATtctgactccaccccttcccctatcCAGTCTTGTGGAAATCAATGACAGACGACACAATTTTAGGACTTTATTaacaatcagttttaaaaaagggAGACCAGAAACACACTATCCTGATGATCCTAAAGATTTTGAATCCTAAAGACTCTGAAGCATATTGAGAAACCATGTGTCATGGAGAGTGATTAATAGTAGGGTTATTAGAGTTAAGACGCAAGATGCAGAAGCCACATATCAAAGATCTTTAAATTAGTTTAGAACATCGTGGTTTGGGAGCAATGTGGTAGAATTCACCCAGCTGTTGAAGTTGATACCAAGGTATGTTCCCAAGCTTAAACTCTGGACTTTACACACAGTGCAtctaaaacaaattatttctgaAGGTACCCACAATATAAAAAGTGTGACCAGATATAAATTTGCACAATAGAACTATTTGGTCTGCACAAAAGTGCCTAAAAGCCCCTAGATTTCCCTAGTTTGGGATTCTCCTTTTGTGAAGTGAGTCCCCATGAAACATAGAGTTGGCATAGCTTATTCCTACATCACTTCCAAGTCAGCCCCCATGTAAGGGGTGTAGTAAGGGTGTGGAGTGCATGCATGGTCAGAGCACGACGTACTCCAGCAATACCTTACTGGTGGGTAGCCCCTTGAAGCCTGTTTCCAGAGTGGTGCATGTCTGATGCCAAAACAGAGCTGGCTGGCCTGAGAATCAGGAAGCCGCGCCTACATTCCACTGGCCCCCTGAAGCAGAGAATCTGATCTGAACACACCTGGCTATTGTTTGTCATGATGGTTTCTTTAGCTTTCACTGGCACAGAAAGGAGATGAGTAATTTTTTGCTGAATACTCTGATCAGATGGTtgggcaggagctgcaggcatTTACTTTTAGGACACAGTGAGTTCATCCTGTGGTCAGAGCAGTTCAAGGGCATTTTCAGATACCAAGTAGAGTGTCTCATGTAAGACAGTGACAAATGGAGAGCAAAGTTCCCTTTGGATGCAATCACGATCTTAAAAcaagggctggatcctgcaaggTTCTAAGCCCCATCTGAGAAGTGTTCAGTGAGTTCAGCTCATTCAGAAGGCTGTGCATcatttaagtccctttgtgaTGGGGCAACAACTCACCGGCACAGCACCTTCTGCtagttgtccagggaattagctccttccagccctgagcaccctctgcaggctggtgtcttgtctgccgctggcccccatgtcTCTCCTGGGCCCCGGTGCCTTTTgtccaggggttctgcccaccggTCTCCtctccccggggaacccccaaccccatatcctcaccttgcctcagtggctaaggccagtctccatttagcccccgctcactggagCAGATGACAGTCTGttaaccactcatcattggcaagggggttggaccagttGTCTCTGCCTATCTatcggctgcccctctgcaaccccagtacctttttgTGGGACCTTAACTTTGCtaggctggagttccccagctccctctgccctttcccagcactgcttcaccctaggtaccctcctcagcttcccaggcagccaggtccttctctttctaggaagctagagagagtctctctctttccttctggcCCACCACCCTCTTacaagggccagctgggccctgattgcactggctgcagctgtggctgctttccctatcagcccagcttttcccctgccacagccctttaccagggctgttttaagctcttcagggcaggagcagggtaaccaccccactacaccctTGCAAAAGGGAAACCTCCAGCATGCTGTGTTCTACACCAATTCCATCCTAGCCCCCATCCTAGCAGCCATTCTTAGAAGAAAAAGGGCCAGGGCATGGCTATGACCAGGCATAACTCAGAGCAGTCCTGtgactgctctaaattatgctggggACCAGGTCACTCTGTCTGACTCTGGAATTGGGGAGACTAAAAAGGTGTGTTAATGCTACCTCTGTCCTCTACCAcccttctcctgccctctatttatacttaaaaacaaaatcaagactAGGTTTATCAAAAGTCTATACCTAATAACCGCTCTTGCATTCTAGAGTGTCAGGGAGTTTTGCATGAAGCAAACCTTTGCTTCCCTCACCCTCACTTACAAGGTTAGTAGTATCTGAATTAGGCCCACATATTGCAGCTGCTCTCTTGATATACATTAAATACCAGGGAGTAAAACGCTTCACTGAATCATGAGtttctaatacatttttaattgataTGAACAGGTATCTGCTTGAGCATGACAAGTGGTCTGAGTGTCGGGAGCCAAGGAATATCGTGGAATGGAACTTGACCCTCTTTTCCATTCTTCTGGTCTTGGGGGGGATTGAATTAATTCTGTGTTCCATCCAAGTAGTCAACGGTTTTCTCGGAGGAATATGTGGGGTTTGCTGCAATCGGGAAGAGGTAAGTGCATCTATTCAAGGGATCATTTGATTACAACCACACTTCCCATAAAAAGCATATAGCCTAATGTATTATCTAGAACTAAAGTACATCAGGGTCTAATCCAGGAGAACATTCAGTTCCATTATTTCCCTGTCATGGCTCCTCTTCTGAAGTTCAGTTTCAGTAAGTGAGCTTTGAGCCACACAATTCACAAAAACCCTGGGGCATTTGACTGTAATACAGTGTGAGTGAATTTGGGCAAGTGATCAGCTACATGCAAGGAATTAGATATGCACATGAGAAGGAAATCTCCTTTTCTACCTTTTGAAATTATTGGTCACCTTAGCCATGCAGGGAATAAGGTATATGCTTCAGGCACTAACTAAGTCTTGTGATGAGGAAGAAATTCTCTGTCCTGATCTCCTACCCTGCCCCCATTTTACAACATTACACAATTGTATGATAGGTTTGCGGCTTAGTTTGCAGCTTTTGACCTTTCACTGAAACATCTGCTAAACTGCcgaactgatttcagtgggagcgaTATATGGGCTGCTGAGGATACCAGACAAGCAAGTCGATAGTCTGCTCCACTAGGTTCACTCAAGTATCCTGGAAACACCCACTCTCCCTGGCATCCACTATTCCCTCACTGTGACTCTCTATCCTCCATAGCTTTTATTCTTTTGTGAAAGGAAAAAGTTGGCAACTTTTAGAATGAAAAAGATCAAAgttctcaaaaacaaaagaaattgtgtaCAGAATGATGGTAAAACTTGATTGCTCTTAAAATGCAACAAAAGCTATAATGATGTCTGCTCAAAGATGCTTCAAAAGGCATTCTTTATgcagatatttaaaatgttttctttgagaaaatgttttcatgtttattacacacagctTTAATCATGGATATTATTGACATGGTAGATTATGATGGCACCTTTGAAGCtgttgtctctttctctctcttcctccccaccatgATCTAACTGGGGACATTGAGACatatttctggctctgtcataAATGGATTTTTGAGGATTAGTGGGCATGGAAATAGATCCACAAGCCGAATACACATTATACAGCCTATTAACTTTACTTTGTACAATGAACAAAGTATGCGATTCTGTGATTTTGTTTTCCCTCGTTTAACACATATTCTTTTTCCCCCCCACAGAAATACGTTTGCTAGAACATTTGCACTTGAAAATGGGCTAAAATCACTGTAATTATATCTTTGTGATATTCTGTAAAACATGTATTTGAATGTCTTGTTTTATATTGCACATACTGTAAATTATATAGAGAACAGTTTACTCATGTTACATTTCTTCTTGCCAAACTATGCACTGTCACCATTAATTCACAGATTGGGCCAGGTTCTGTTCTTGGAAAGACGTGCAGGATTCCCGAATAACACAATAGTCATTATGTGTTTGCacctgacagcagaatttggcctactgtGATTTTTGTCATTATAAATATATACCTTGCGTACAAGGATTTCATTGGTTTATTTAAACATAATGCTAATAATTGATGTATTAATTGTGTTGCTGGGTACAGTTTCTCACTACTGGCATGGTAGTTCTTGATTTTCATACAGAAGCTGCTTTTTCCATTAGTGTTCCATTGCCATCCTGACCTTGAAGCCCTCAGTAGGAGCTGTCACTCACAGAAGGAATGCTGCTTTAATTGGGTCAAACCAAATACCACAAATACCATGTTTTTGGTATTCATCTAATCTAACAGAAAATATAGATGGTGCCAAATAATGGACAGACAAAGGTAGGCACATACTGAGGAGCTCTATCTCCCCAGGGAAGAGGTGACGAtagaacagcagcaaaaaaagaCAAGTCTGAAGAAAGGAAAATGGGAAGTTTGGAGGGGAGTAGTAACTTGGATTGTTTCAAACTTCTTTCCCTCTCTATTTGCCAATAAAATAGAATATAGACACCCACCGTCAGTGTTTTCTTTCTGGTCCAGAGTTTTATTGCTCCTATAGCTTTGCTGTCTTTTAGCCTCTCCTCCGCTCACCCCCATATCTCCCCAACCCCTCTGCCttcttttgctgttttgtttctcttgATCATGTCTacatgggaattttttttgtatAAGCTATGGTGTGTATCTAAAGTGCTTTAATTATAACCCTCTGTGGCCACTCTTAGTTCAGCATAACAGTGGCTTGTAGTTAAGCTTGTATCACTTGGAAGGGGTTTAACCTAATCTGCACAAAGTCACTCTTATACTAGGAGAAGAGTTTCCACATGGGGTTATAAAGGTAGAACTATAGTGGTCAAACTTTTTCCTATGTACATAAGGCATTAgctcttctgggacctcaccatTTCTTTCCTTGACTCTCCACTGTTGGGAAGGATCAGAGCACTTACCCTCTTCTCCAGCCGAGAGGAAGATGCAACCTCCAGTCCCTTCCATTCCCTGATTATTGCTGGTAGATAAATAGgctctttctgcctctcttctgCAATGCCATAAATCTACCACTGGTAGTACCAATGGAGTACAAGTATAGACAGGCTGCCATTGGCCACCAGCATTTAACTACCATGTTGTCTAAGCCTGATCTGAGCAAGGTTATAGACAACATGATGGTTAAAATGCCTGCAAGATGTTTACACTAGAGCTTCCACCATTGCTACCACCAGTGAGGCCACATTAGGGGTAATGTAACAATGAAAGACCGAGGGAAAATGCTGGAGAACCTGGAATGCAGCCAGGAGAAGGAGATATAGAACCAAGATCTGACCTGCAACGTGTTTTTGGACAAACCTATTTACTAGGAAAAGTTCTGGTGCAAACTTCTCAACCCAAGAACTGCAGGTGAGCATTAGCAAGTCCCTGCAGGAATCtgagtataattttaaaaaaataaataaccctgTGACACATAACCATGCTGATGTATCCTATCTGCCTCAGATCAGTCCTGTGATTCTCTCAGAAGAGAAGATCATCATGCACCGTGAATAAACACCAAACACTGTGTGATAATTTGGCATCCCCTGACATCATAGACGTAAATAGTGAGCAAAATGGAGAGAGCTTTCTTCCAACATCATGTGTGAGAAGCTCTGTCACAGTTCAGGCAAATGCACCTGGATTCTCCCTCTGTGGCCAACCAAGGACACCTGCTTTAGCCTTCTGGTCCCAGCTAtaacctctcttgggcagagaccagCATCTCTTTCCATTGTGTCCAGGGATTTTAAGGCTTCACACCTCCATGAACAAGACGGAGAtagccccagcaagccagactgcctaaaaagGCCAACACTTGcatttttctgtctctctgaaGGCTCTGACCAGTCTAATGGTGGCAGTTATAAGTTACCTCACAGCTCCTtgtaagcaagcatatttattcttaaggtagaAGCATTATGGAGGACATACTAAAACAATAAAGCTAGAAACCTTACTGAAAGTCATCCCAACTCCAAACTAGGGCTCTGGTAGGTtttagtccttcaaaacccacaactgggttttcctAGAGTTACAAGTGCATCTGTCTCAGAACAAGAACAATGGCTTGGCAGGTCAgccatttctttatacagcttaGGCCTTTGACCTTGGCTCCTGTAACAGGTATTCAGCAGACACTAACCCTTATCTCAGAGTATAGCTTCAAACAGCTGAATTTTAGCATAATTGGAGTTGGtgaatttgcattaacctctccctAGGGATTTCCAGGAAATCCATTTCACACTTCTTGTCCCAGAAGTTCCATACATGTCTGGCACATATTCTATATAGTCTTTTAAATTcccaggtctcacatctgtcacatctcTCCTGTAGACAGCTTATATACACAATCTCGGCCCTCAGTAATACATAAACTTCATACAATAAGGTCTTTCAGGGATGTTGCAATAAATGCTCTATCTGGCAGACCTTCAGGATATGGTTTACAGCATATAATGAATATCATCTCAGAAGGCAAAGTCACATTGATGTGCCCCAAGCTAGTAATGAATTGGCACAAGGTGGTGCCATTCCACATCTGAAAAGCTGGTATGCACCTTGCCTCTTAGAAGTAAGAGATTCAAGTCACAAAATGCTGACCACCATTATTCACCTAGCAAAGGTGTTACAAGTCATTTGACTTGTGTGTGTGACATTCTTGGAAAGGATATTTCAGCGCCATGGATCATCCTGGAGATTATTCATTGCATTGCTACAGTCTTTCCACAGAGACAGCAATGTACATTATATAATAGTACTCCAAGCGAGGAGGATGATCACTATCATTTAAGGTATCCAGAAGTTAAACACATATTTCTCAGGTGCAGCTTAGCACACTATCCCTCACAACTAAATCTGCACATTGATAATGCACATCTGAGACAGAAAAGAAATTGTTCAACATTTAGCCCTAATCTCTGTCACTGATCCATGGCAATGCAAGGATCTCCCAGATGGAAGACGTTTGCCTGCAGCTGTAGAACCTGGATCCTCAGTAGCACATAGGCCCCTAAATATGTTTGAGGATCTAAGCCTAGGTGCCTAATCCATTTTAACAGTCTATGTCATTCGTCCAACTCCCATGGGATGAACGCAAGAGATGCTATTTGTTAAAGCTAAACTGTCACTAACTCAGCCTTTAGAATTGCAGGCTCtaaatgcatggatgagatgatggtgtagggaggagagaTTTAGGTTCATTAGGAATTGAGGAGTCTTTGGGGGAAGAAGTAGCCTCTACCGAAGAGATGGGCTCAACCGTAACCAAAATGGAACCACGCTGCTGGTTGTAGgggattttttaaactaaagactAGAGGAAAGCTGACAGCTGTGGCGGGTGGAGACATCCTCTAGGGATGAATTTATCAAAGGTGAACTCTATATCCTAGCATAAACGACAGGAAAGAAGTTGATAGAGTACAGGTTCTGGCCACTATCAGATACAGGCTATTGGGCCTGATGGACTTGTGTGACC
This window harbors:
- the TM4SF1 gene encoding transmembrane 4 L6 family member 1, with translation MCFGKCARCIGYKLLILAFLCIVANILLYFPNGETRFASEHRLSKYVACLHGIIGGGILIFLPAAVFIGLEHDNCCGCCGHENCGKSCAMLSSVLVAIIGILGSGYCFIISALGLSHGPYCLSAVEQNWVYPFTNSSGGYLLEHDKWSECREPRNIVEWNLTLFSILLVLGGIELILCSIQVVNGFLGGICGVCCNREEN